The DNA region accccacttgtgggattatactgggtatgttgttgttgttgttgtttccaaACTTAACCAGTTAAAATTAGCTTAGAATTAGTAGTGGAATCTACATGTGCTTTTTCTTAATAAGGAATGATGCTTCTTTATATGCAAATTCCACAGATAAATTTGATGGCAATACTTCAAATTAATATCACTGGTTAGAAATGGTAAGAGGAAGAAACAAGAGAATTTTTTCCCTAGAGAGAAGGTCTTTCGAATAATGATATATGAGAGGAGTGGTGGTGCAATCAAGAACACATGAATCCAATCTATGACAAAATCAAGACAAATGTCAAGGTGAAGAGAAGATTATATTGCAAATCAATGACACAAGCCCATAACAAATGATCCATACtccaaaacatgaaattctGAGCAAGTGTACCTTGACAGGTTGAATTATCGTACTTCTCTTCCTACTGATCCAAAATCTTCAGGAGGCCATACCTAATTTACAATATCAGAACTTTTAGAATTCTACAACAAGACAAAACTAAAGAAAGAATGCTGCACATACTAGTACCAAAAACATGGAAAAACTGATTAAAAAGAGTTACACGTCTTATAACATTTCTGGCTTATTATTTCAGAATGTCTCTCCAGAAATAGTTAACAACATATGTGTCGGTTTATGAATTAAAGTTTAGCATATCTGATGAATTTTACAAGTATCAACTAGTCTACAATAACCTGAAGTCTAAACCACCTTCACAAGCTAATGCATATTTTTAGAACTTTGCCTAACTAACCAAATTGTAGCTAACAGTACAAGTAAGATTAGCAGAAACAGTATTTAACACATCTTAATCCTCTGAAAATGATGCTTCTGCACAAACCAGACACGATTCCTTTGGTAGGTTTCTTCTGGAAAGTCCTACAGTAGACCTAGTTATTCTTTTAATCTTGTCAAacaataaaaaagtaaaaatctgACCTATTAATTCAATTTCTGTAAGGTTTTATAAACAAAATTGACACATAATTATCCTATGGCATGCATAAGGACAGCAAATATAATCGCATGAAAGGTTCCTTCAAAAACACTTCCAAGAAATTAGGCAAAAGCCTTTTCAAAACATAATCAAGTCATAACAACTAGAAAATAAAgctaaaaatataaatagagaGGAATCACTCACAGTCCAAAAGACTCTGCCCTGTACAAGTCCATAAGGAACTGGTCCAAATTTCCTTGAATCATTGGTATTAAACTTGTTATCCCCTTCAATCCAAACATGTCCATCTGGTACCTGTTCACATTCAAAGCATATTCACCTAAGAAACAAAAGtggagaaacaaaaaaaaaaaaaaaaaaaaccaagggCAAAATCCCGACTGCATCAGCACCTGAAGAGTTagtggtcaaaaacacacctgaactatcacttttttgcgAGTTTCACATCTatatagatggtgatagttcaggtagaaaaaCGGAACAATTGATAGTTGGGggtgtgaaactcgcgaaaaagtgatactccctctgtttcaatttatttatcttactttcctttttaaactGTTTACAAAGGAAtgcctctttccttttttgacaactctttaattctaACTTTTCACATCTCGTATTTAAGACCCCACAAGATTAAAGTGCATTTTGATACATTCTACATATCTCTTAACTTAAGACCACATGAAACTGTGGGTCAAGtcaaaaccaaacaaacaaattgatacggagggagtagtaaacAAGCTGAAACCTACAAATTGTTACCAACTGCCAAAAAATCAGTGCACAAGGGAAAAATCAGTTGTAAATTACTACTATTTTACTAAATCAATTATTACCACAACAGTATGTTCTTTGTCATTACTTCCATGATCCACAACATATCTAACAGTATCACCACCCATACCAATGAGTCTCTTGATCACAATCTTTCTCGGGTTTTCGGGGCTCCGAACTAGCACCACGTCGCCCCGTTTCATTTTCTCAAACCGGGTCGAAAT from Lycium ferocissimum isolate CSIRO_LF1 chromosome 2, AGI_CSIRO_Lferr_CH_V1, whole genome shotgun sequence includes:
- the LOC132042734 gene encoding mitochondrial ATP-independent inner membrane protease subunit 1a-like encodes the protein MGLGNLKQLTPFIKEAFQQTLVVSKFLCGLHVTNNYICTFALTQGPSMLPTFNLTGDLVLAERISTRFEKMKRGDVVLVRSPENPRKIVIKRLIGMGGDTVRYVVDHGSNDKEHTVVVPDGHVWIEGDNKFNTNDSRKFGPVPYGLVQGRVFWTVWPPEDFGSVGREVR